A stretch of the Medicago truncatula cultivar Jemalong A17 chromosome 5, MtrunA17r5.0-ANR, whole genome shotgun sequence genome encodes the following:
- the LOC11424557 gene encoding pentatricopeptide repeat-containing protein At1g71210, mitochondrial isoform X2, translating into MQLLVNLKLHSMCLVKCVFKIRSKGYATRATDTIVVKFLCNQGRLDEAENYLIGLLDSGKKLHGSEVGFLVVSLCERKKVEHAVELVKEFRNSGLNLFEHAYGDCIKGLVKGGRFDEALEFFRQKRESEGYVPRWYRYNMLICRLLRESRLQEVYDLLMDMKESCIPPDMVTMSVVLCFLCKAGMVNAALQLYESRSQFGLNPNNLAYKYLILNLCWDGSVKEAYSVLKTFIGNGLFPDTQTFTTLANALCRECKVDEMKELMHLAWERNFTPSHITYDKFISALCQAGRLEDSYLVHGDHNNATARLSYGRMVKSFIKFKRGDIAARLLVKMKEKNFELTRIWCTAVIGSLLDMENPKSRVFNLLDMLTHGKPDAKIFNFFIDGAVHANNTELSREVYELMLRNNIVPSSSSQRLVLIGYLKSGKISDALNFFHSLRRQGTVSKKVYQSIIFALCKSCKADIAHDFLFQMFKAGLNPSIECFEILVQTLCSLERYHEAINLVHVYIKMGRRLTNFLGNILLSHSLISPDIYHACVRLRGAKEEECSPMSTLSFIIGAFSRCLRVNPSVEELEKLISTCFPLDFYTYNQLLRRVTQYDMNQACELFNRIRQRGYEPNDWTYNIMVSGFSNHGRNDEAKQWVEEMHQKGFYPRENTKRNVQKGILSNREY; encoded by the exons ATGCAATTGCTGGTAAACCTGAAATTGCACtcaatgtgtttggtaaaatgcGTTTTCAAG ATTCGGAGTAAAGGGTATGCAACACGTGCTACTGATACTATTGTTGTTAAGTTTCTGTGTAACCAGGGTAGATTGGATGAGGCGGAAAATTATCTTATCGGTTTGTTGGATAGTGGGAAAAAGTTGCATGGTTCTGAGGTAGGTTTTCTTGTTGTTTCGTTGTGTGAGAGGAAAAAGGTTGAGCATGCTGTTGAGTTGGTTAAGGAGTTTAGGAACTCGGGGTTGAATCTGTTTGAACATGCTTATGGTGATTGTATAAAGGGTCTTGTGAAGGGTGGTAGGTTTGATGAGGCTTTGGAGTTTTTTAGGCAGAAGAGAGAATCTGAAGGGTATGTTCCTCGTTGGTATAGGTATAACATGTTGATTTGTAGGCTTTTGAGGGAGAGTAGGCTTCAGGAGGTATATGATTTGTTGATGGATATGAAGGAGTCTTGTATTCCACCTGATATGGTTACTATGAGTGTTGTCTTGTGCTTCCTTTGCAAAGCTGGGATGGTGAATGCCGCGCTCCAATTGTACGAATCCAGGTCTCAGTTTGGACTGAATCCGAATAACTTGGCTTACAAGTATTTGATACTTAATCTGTGTTGGGATGGGAGTGTTAAGGAGGCGTACAGTGTTTTGAAAACTTTTATCGGAAATGGTCTTTTTCCTGATACACAAACCTTTACCACACTTGCCAATGCTTTGTGCAGAGAGTGCAAGGTTGATGAGATGAAGGAGCTGATGCATCTTGCCTGGGAGCGAAACTTTACACCAAGCCATATCACATATGACAAGTTTATATCGGCTTTGTGCCAAGCTGGAAGACTAGAAGATAGTTATTTGGTGCACGGGGATCACAACAATGCAACTGCTAGACTGTCCTATGGTAGGATGGTTAAGAGTTTTATTAAGTTTAAGAGGGGAGACATTGCTGCTCGCCTTCTGGttaaaatgaaagagaagaatTTTGAATTGACGCGGATCTGGTGCACGGCTGTTATTGGAAGTTTACTTGATATGGAAAATCCAAAATCACGTGTTTTCAATTTATTGGACATGCTGACTCATGGTAAACCTGATGCTAAGATTTTCAACTTTTTCATTGATGGAGCTGTGCATGCCAATAATACAGAGTTGTCCAGGGAAGTATATGAGTTGATGCTAAGGAATAACATTGTGCCCAGTAGTTCATCTCAACGTCTTGTGTTGATTGGTTATTTGAAAAGTGGAAAGATATCTGATGCTTTGAATTTCTTTCACAGTCTTCGGCGCCAGGGCACAGTGAGCAAAAAAGTATATCAATCCATTATTTTTGCTCTCTGCAAATCCTGTAAGGCTGACATTGCACATGATTTCTTGTTTCAAATGTTTAAAGCTGGATTAAATCCAAGCATTGAATGCTTTGAGATTCTTGTGCAGACGCTTTGCTCATTGGAAAGATACCATGAAGCGATAAATCTTGTTCATGTGTATATAAAAATGGGACGTCGATTAACTAATTTTCTTGGCAACATACTTCTTTCTCATTCATTGATATCGCCGGATATCTATCATGCATGTGTTCGTTTAAGAGGAGCCAAAGAGGAAGAATGTTCTCCTATGTCTACACTGAGCTTTATCATTGGTGCATTTTCTCGTTGTCTTAGAGTAAATCCTTCTGTTGAGGAATTGGAGAAACTAATATCAACGTGCTTTCCGCTTGACTTTTACACCTACAATCAGCTGCTGAGAAGAGTAACCCAATATGATATGAACCAAGCTTGTGAGTTGTTTAATAGGATACGTCAAAGGGGTTATGAGCCTAATGATTGGACTTATAATATCATGGTAAGTGGTTTCTCAAATCATGGGAGAAATGATGAGGCTAAGCAGTGGGTTGAAGAAATGCACCAAAAAGGATTTTATCCAAGAGAGAATACTAAAAGAAATGTACAAAAAGGAATTTTATCCAACAGAGAATACTAG
- the LOC11424557 gene encoding pentatricopeptide repeat-containing protein At1g71210, mitochondrial isoform X1 has product MLQLKHVISKVKLKTLFPYTSIFTNTWNASSYSSSSSSLSPLPKSSFPITQNDVASTFKTWFQNHHLYHDPLLLRIYQILSSNDNFSASLTSLNLPITTSFVLRVLHYGADNNYILPCLRFFDWVGHQPGFYHTQATFTAIFRILARAKLMPIVIEFLETFGKRVFDHKVCFIDLLVVGYAIAGKPEIALNVFGKMRFQGLDLDIVGYHILLGALAKDNYFNSFDVILNQIRSKGYATRATDTIVVKFLCNQGRLDEAENYLIGLLDSGKKLHGSEVGFLVVSLCERKKVEHAVELVKEFRNSGLNLFEHAYGDCIKGLVKGGRFDEALEFFRQKRESEGYVPRWYRYNMLICRLLRESRLQEVYDLLMDMKESCIPPDMVTMSVVLCFLCKAGMVNAALQLYESRSQFGLNPNNLAYKYLILNLCWDGSVKEAYSVLKTFIGNGLFPDTQTFTTLANALCRECKVDEMKELMHLAWERNFTPSHITYDKFISALCQAGRLEDSYLVHGDHNNATARLSYGRMVKSFIKFKRGDIAARLLVKMKEKNFELTRIWCTAVIGSLLDMENPKSRVFNLLDMLTHGKPDAKIFNFFIDGAVHANNTELSREVYELMLRNNIVPSSSSQRLVLIGYLKSGKISDALNFFHSLRRQGTVSKKVYQSIIFALCKSCKADIAHDFLFQMFKAGLNPSIECFEILVQTLCSLERYHEAINLVHVYIKMGRRLTNFLGNILLSHSLISPDIYHACVRLRGAKEEECSPMSTLSFIIGAFSRCLRVNPSVEELEKLISTCFPLDFYTYNQLLRRVTQYDMNQACELFNRIRQRGYEPNDWTYNIMVSGFSNHGRNDEAKQWVEEMHQKGFYPRENTKRNVQKGILSNREY; this is encoded by the coding sequence ATGCTACAATTGAAACATGTTATATCCAAAGTCAAACTCAAAACCCTTTTTCCTTACACAAGCATTTTCACAAACACTTGGAACGCatcttcatattcatcatcttcttcatctctttCTCCATTACCCAAATCTTCATTCCCCATTACCCAAAACGACGTCGCTTCCACCTTCAAAACCTGGTTCCAAAACCATCACCTTTACCACGATCCTCTCCTTCTCCGAATCTACCAAATCCTCTCTTCCAACGACAATTTCTCCGCTTCTCTCACCTCCCTCAACCTCCCCATCACCACATCCTTCGTCCTCCGTGTCCTTCATTACGGCGCCGACAACAACTACATTCTTCCATGTCTCAGATTCTTCGATTGGGTTGGTCATCAGCCTGGTTTTTACCATACACAAGCTACATTCACTGCGATTTTTCGTATCCTTGCACGTGCGAAGCTAATGCCGATCGTTATTGAGTTTCTTGAAACGTTTGGGAAGCGTGTTTTTGATCATAAAGTTTGTTTTATTGATTTGCTTGTTGTTGGTTATGCAATTGCTGGTAAACCTGAAATTGCACtcaatgtgtttggtaaaatgcGTTTTCAAGGTCTTGATTTGGATATAGTTGGTTATCATATTTTACTTGGTGCTCTTGCTaaggataattattttaattcttttgatGTGATTCTTAATCAGATTCGGAGTAAAGGGTATGCAACACGTGCTACTGATACTATTGTTGTTAAGTTTCTGTGTAACCAGGGTAGATTGGATGAGGCGGAAAATTATCTTATCGGTTTGTTGGATAGTGGGAAAAAGTTGCATGGTTCTGAGGTAGGTTTTCTTGTTGTTTCGTTGTGTGAGAGGAAAAAGGTTGAGCATGCTGTTGAGTTGGTTAAGGAGTTTAGGAACTCGGGGTTGAATCTGTTTGAACATGCTTATGGTGATTGTATAAAGGGTCTTGTGAAGGGTGGTAGGTTTGATGAGGCTTTGGAGTTTTTTAGGCAGAAGAGAGAATCTGAAGGGTATGTTCCTCGTTGGTATAGGTATAACATGTTGATTTGTAGGCTTTTGAGGGAGAGTAGGCTTCAGGAGGTATATGATTTGTTGATGGATATGAAGGAGTCTTGTATTCCACCTGATATGGTTACTATGAGTGTTGTCTTGTGCTTCCTTTGCAAAGCTGGGATGGTGAATGCCGCGCTCCAATTGTACGAATCCAGGTCTCAGTTTGGACTGAATCCGAATAACTTGGCTTACAAGTATTTGATACTTAATCTGTGTTGGGATGGGAGTGTTAAGGAGGCGTACAGTGTTTTGAAAACTTTTATCGGAAATGGTCTTTTTCCTGATACACAAACCTTTACCACACTTGCCAATGCTTTGTGCAGAGAGTGCAAGGTTGATGAGATGAAGGAGCTGATGCATCTTGCCTGGGAGCGAAACTTTACACCAAGCCATATCACATATGACAAGTTTATATCGGCTTTGTGCCAAGCTGGAAGACTAGAAGATAGTTATTTGGTGCACGGGGATCACAACAATGCAACTGCTAGACTGTCCTATGGTAGGATGGTTAAGAGTTTTATTAAGTTTAAGAGGGGAGACATTGCTGCTCGCCTTCTGGttaaaatgaaagagaagaatTTTGAATTGACGCGGATCTGGTGCACGGCTGTTATTGGAAGTTTACTTGATATGGAAAATCCAAAATCACGTGTTTTCAATTTATTGGACATGCTGACTCATGGTAAACCTGATGCTAAGATTTTCAACTTTTTCATTGATGGAGCTGTGCATGCCAATAATACAGAGTTGTCCAGGGAAGTATATGAGTTGATGCTAAGGAATAACATTGTGCCCAGTAGTTCATCTCAACGTCTTGTGTTGATTGGTTATTTGAAAAGTGGAAAGATATCTGATGCTTTGAATTTCTTTCACAGTCTTCGGCGCCAGGGCACAGTGAGCAAAAAAGTATATCAATCCATTATTTTTGCTCTCTGCAAATCCTGTAAGGCTGACATTGCACATGATTTCTTGTTTCAAATGTTTAAAGCTGGATTAAATCCAAGCATTGAATGCTTTGAGATTCTTGTGCAGACGCTTTGCTCATTGGAAAGATACCATGAAGCGATAAATCTTGTTCATGTGTATATAAAAATGGGACGTCGATTAACTAATTTTCTTGGCAACATACTTCTTTCTCATTCATTGATATCGCCGGATATCTATCATGCATGTGTTCGTTTAAGAGGAGCCAAAGAGGAAGAATGTTCTCCTATGTCTACACTGAGCTTTATCATTGGTGCATTTTCTCGTTGTCTTAGAGTAAATCCTTCTGTTGAGGAATTGGAGAAACTAATATCAACGTGCTTTCCGCTTGACTTTTACACCTACAATCAGCTGCTGAGAAGAGTAACCCAATATGATATGAACCAAGCTTGTGAGTTGTTTAATAGGATACGTCAAAGGGGTTATGAGCCTAATGATTGGACTTATAATATCATGGTAAGTGGTTTCTCAAATCATGGGAGAAATGATGAGGCTAAGCAGTGGGTTGAAGAAATGCACCAAAAAGGATTTTATCCAAGAGAGAATACTAAAAGAAATGTACAAAAAGGAATTTTATCCAACAGAGAATACTAG
- the LOC11425742 gene encoding pentatricopeptide repeat-containing protein At1g71210, mitochondrial yields the protein MLPLKHVVTKHKAKPKLKHKSLSSTYSSSISLSSIFTNTLHSSKPKPKPKPKPSFPIPDKQITATTFKTWFQTSYLSNDPLLLRIHQFLSSKNDFSALFTSLNIPLTTPLVLRVLHHVSYNNDIQSCLKFFDWAGRQPRYTHTRATFTAIFRMLTTRAHLMPMLFEILERFEKHELFYHNARFYDTLVVGYAIAGKPEIALHVFGRMRFQGLDLDAFAYHVLLNSLAENEYFNSFDVILNQIRIRGYATRVTDTIVVKRLCEQGRFDEAEEYVNGMLGSGKKLRDFEVSMLVGLLCERKKFERAVKLVKEFGNTGLVPLEHAYGVCIKGLVKGGRLDDALEFFRQTRDTEGSVPHLYRYNMLICRLLRENRLREVYDLLMDMYESSIPPDQITMNVVLCFFCKIGMVNVALQLYESRSQFGLNPNTIAYKYLILNLCWDGSVKEAYSVFKRFIGNDKLFPDRETFTTLANALCRECKVDEMKELMDLAKEREFTLSPVTNAKFISALCQAGRLEDGYDEHGKLENATAKLYYDKMIEGFIKSNKGEIAARLLVEMKEKNLRLTRFSCRAVICRLLDMDNPITRVTKLLDSLTQGKPDTKIFNFFIVGAGHANNTDLAREVYELMPRNNIVPTLLSQRLVLNSYLRNGKIIDALNFFNSLRRLGVVSKKLYCSMVIGLCKSNKVDIAHDFLFEMLNAGVNPDIECFESLVWKLCSLRRYHKAINLVQVYMKGGRRLTSFLGNTLLWHSSLSPDVYGILVHLRGAEEGENSPISTLSFVIGAFSGCLSVNRSIEELEKLIAMCFPLDTHTYNQLLRRVASYDMNQACELFNRMCQRGCKPNGWTYDFMVRGFLNHGRNDEAKQWVEEMHQKGFDLTDSTRINVRKMILSNEE from the coding sequence ATGCTACCACTGAAACATGTAGTAACCAAACACAAAGCCAAACCAAAACTCAAACACAAATCCCTCTCTTCAActtattcttcttctatttctctctcaAGCATTTTCACAAACACCTTACACtcatcaaaaccaaaaccaaaaccaaaacccaaaCCTTCATTCCCCATACCTGATAAACAAATCACCGCCACCACCTTCAAAACCTGGTTTCAAACCAGTTACCTTTCAAACGACCCTCTTCTTCTCCGAATCCACCAATTCCTCTCTTCCAAGAACGATTTCTCGGCTTTATTCACTTCTCTTAATATTCCCCTCACCACACCCTTAGTCCTCCGTGTACTCCATCATGTTTCATACAATAACGACATTCAATCATGTCTTAAATTCTTCGATTGGGCTGGTCGTCAGCCGCGATATACTCACACACGCGCTACTTTCACAGCCATTTTTCGTATGCTAACAACACGTGCTCATCTTATGCCGATGCTTTTTGAGATTCTTGAAAGATTTGAGAAACatgaattattttatcataatgCTCGTTTTTATGATACTCTTGTTGTTGGTTATGCAATTGCTGGTAAACCTGAAATTGCACTCCATGTGTTTGGTAGGATGCGTTTTCAAGGTCTTGATTTGGATGCTTTTGCTTATCATGTTTTACTCAATTCACTTGCTGAGAATGAGTATTTTAATAGTTTTGATGTGATTCTTAACCAGATTCGGATTAGGGGGTATGCGACGCGTGTTACTGATACCATTGTTGTTAAGAGGTTGTGTGAGCAGGGTAGGTTTGATGAGGCGGAGGAATATGTTAACGGAATGTTGGGTAGTGGGAAAAAGTTGCGTGATTTTGAGGTGAGTATGCTTGTGGGTTTGTTATGTGAGAGGAAAAAGTTTGAGCGTGCTGTTAAGTTGGTTAAGGAGTTTGGGAACACGGGGTTGGTTCCTTTGGAACATGCTTATGGGGTTTGTATAAAGGGTCTTGTGAAGGGTGGTAGGTTGGACGACGCTTTGGAGTTTTTTAGACAGACGAGAGATACTGAAGGGTCTGTTCCTCATTTATATAGATATAACATGTTGATTTGTAGGCTTTTGAGGGAGAACCGGCTTCGCGAGGTCTATGATTTGTTGATGGATATGTACGAGTCTTCTATTCCACCTGATCAGATTACTATGAATGTTGTCTTGTGTTTCTTTTGCAAAATTGGGATGGTGAATGTCGCGCTCCAATTGTACGAATCCAGGTCTCAGTTTGGACTGAATCCTAATACCATTGCTTACAAGTATTTGATACTTAATCTGTGTTGGGATGGGAGTGTTAAGGAGGCGTACAGTGTTTTCAAAAGGTTTATCGGTAATGATAAACTTTTTCCTGATAGAGAGACCTTTACCACACTTGCCAATGCTTTGTGCAGAGAGTGCAAGGTTGATGAGATGAAGGAGCTGATGGATCTTGCGAAGGAGCGGGAATTTACACTTAGCCCTGTCACAAATGCCAAGTTTATATCGGCTTTGTGCCAAGCTGGAAGATTAGAAGATGGTTATGACGAGCATGGGAAGCTCGAAAATGCAACTGCTAAGCTGTACTACGATAAAATGATTGAGGGTTTTATTAAATCAAATAAGGGAGAGATTGCTGCTCGCCTTCTTGTTGAAATGAAAGAGAAGAATCTTAGATTGACGCGGTTCTCATGCCGAGCTGTTATTTGCAGATTACTTGATATGGATAATCCAATAACACGTGTTACCAAGTTATTGGACTCGCTGACTCAAGGTAAACCTGATACTAAGATTTTCAACTTTTTCATCGTTGGAGCTGGGCATGCCAATAACACAGACTTGGCCAGGGAAGTATATGAGTTGATGCCAAGGAATAACATTGTGCCCACTCTTTTATCTCAACGTCTTGTGTTAAATAGTTATTTGAGAAATGGAAAGATTATTGATGCTTTGAATTTCTTTAATAGTCTCCGGCGCCTGGGTGTGgtgagtaaaaaattatattgttccATGGTTATTGGTCTCTGCAAGTCCAATAAGGTTGACATTGCACATGATTTCTTGTTTGAAATGTTAAACGCTGGTGTAAATCCAGACATTGAATGCTTTGAGAGTCTTGTGTGGAAGCTTTGCTCATTGCGAAGATATCATAAAGCGATAAATCTTGTTCAAGTGTATATGAAAGGGGGACGTCGATTAACTTCTTTTCTTGGCAACACGCTTCTTTGGCATTCTTCATTATCGCCGGATGTCTATGGTATATTGGTTCATTTAAGAGGAGCTGAAGAGGGAGAAAATTCTCCTATTTCTACATTGAGCTTTGTCATTGGTGCATTTTCTGGTTGTCTCAGTGTAAACCGTTCTATTGAGGAATTGGAAAAATTAATAGCGATGTGCTTTCCGCTTGACACTCACACCTACAATCAGCTGCTGAGAAGAGTAGCCAGTTATGACATGAACCAAGCTTGTGAGCTGTTTAATAGGATGTGTCAAAGGGGTTGTAAGCCTAATGGTTGGACATATGATTTCATGGTACGTGGTTTTTTAAATCATGGGAGAAATGATGAGGCTAAACAGTGGGTTGAAGAAATGCACCAAAAAGGATTTGATCTAACAGATAGTACCAGAATAAAtgtaagaaaaatgattttatcaaaTGAAGAATAA